Proteins encoded in a region of the Phacochoerus africanus isolate WHEZ1 chromosome 8, ROS_Pafr_v1, whole genome shotgun sequence genome:
- the LOC125132709 gene encoding vomeronasal type-1 receptor 4-like gives MASVDVTIDVIIVTQTVVGILGNFSLLCHYINLYFTGFRSRSTDVILQHLTVANFLTLLSKGVPQTIPALGWEHSPSDFGYKLIFFLHRVGRGVSMGSICLLSVFQVIKISPQNSRWAELKVKSPKYIVPSMCLCWMLQMLVNIIYPVRMYGKWNDKNITKRRDFGYCSTIHHKAGKILFALVLIFPDILCLGLMLWNSGSMVFLLYRYNQQVQHIRRNNVSPRSLPESRATKTILLLVSSFVYFYTLSFTFQVTLSLVEHPSLLLVYMVIIMAAWFPAVSPFLLMSRDSTVHRLYFAWIRNAHSPAMMRTM, from the coding sequence ATGGCCAGCGTGGATGTAACAATAGATGTGATCATTGTAACGCAGACTGTGGTTGGAATCCTGGGGAATTTCTCCCTTCTTTGCCATTATATCAACCTTTACTTCACTGGGTTCAGGTCACGGTCCACAGATGTGATTCTTCAGCACTTGACTGTGGCCAACTTCTTGACTCTTCTCTCTAAAGGAGTCCCCCAGACCATACCAGCGCTTGGGTGGGAACATTCCCCCAGTGATTTTGGATacaaacttattttctttcttcaccgAGTGGGGAGGGGAGTGTCCATGGGGAGCATCTGCCTCTTGAGTGTCTTTCAGGTGATCAAGATCAGCCCCCAGAACTCCAGGTGGGCAGAGCTTAAAGTAAAATCTCCCAAGTACATTGTTCCCTCGATGTGCCTGTGTTGGATGCTCCAAATGCTGGTCAATATCATTTATCCTGTCCGTATGTATGGAAAATGGAATGACAAAAACATCACAAAAAGACGGGATTTTGGATACTGTTCTACTATTCATCACAAAGCTGGAAAGATATTATTTGCACTAGTGCTGATATTCCCTGATATTTTATGTTTGGGGCTCATGCTCTGGAACAGTGGCTCCATGGTTTTCCTCCTGTACAGATATAATCAGCAAGTCCAACACATTCGTAGGAACAATGTCTCCCCTAGATCCTTGCCTGAGTCCAGAGCTACCAAAACCATCCTTCTCCTGGTGAGCAGCTTTGTCTATTTTTACACTCTTTCCTTCACCTTTCAAGTTACTTTGTCCCTTGTTGAACATCCCAGCCTGTTACTTGTGTACATGGTTATAATCATGGCTGCGTGGTTCCCAGCTGTGAGCCCCTTTCTGCTCATGAGCCGTGACTCCACTGTACACAGGCTCTACTTTGCCTGGATAAGGAATGCACATTCCCCTGCTATGATGAGAACTATGTAA